The proteins below come from a single Tenuifilum thalassicum genomic window:
- the rpsQ gene encoding 30S ribosomal protein S17, whose protein sequence is MEQENQVKRNNRKERIGVVVSNKMDKSIVVAVKRKVKHPIYGKFVNKTTKFYAHDEKNDCNVGDIVRIMETRPLSKLKRWRLVEIIEKAK, encoded by the coding sequence ATGGAACAAGAAAACCAAGTTAAAAGAAATAATCGCAAGGAGCGTATCGGGGTGGTAGTTAGCAACAAGATGGATAAATCTATCGTGGTTGCTGTTAAGCGAAAAGTAAAGCACCCTATTTACGGTAAGTTTGTTAATAAAACTACCAAGTTCTACGCTCACGACGAGAAGAACGATTGCAACGTAGGCGACATAGTTCGCATTATGGAGACACGCCCTCTTAGCAAGCTTAAACGCTGGAGGTTAGTTGAAATTATTGAAAAGGCTAAGTAG
- the rpmC gene encoding 50S ribosomal protein L29 produces the protein MKAAEIRELTDKEIVERIELEKSNLIKLRLNHSISPLDNPLKIKEARRNIARLKTILNQRKLSQNK, from the coding sequence ATGAAAGCAGCAGAAATCCGTGAGCTTACAGATAAGGAGATTGTTGAACGCATTGAGCTGGAAAAAAGCAACCTTATTAAGTTAAGGTTGAACCATAGCATATCTCCTTTGGATAATCCACTGAAAATTAAAGAAGCCCGCAGGAACATTGCCAGGCTCAAAACGATCCTGAACCAGCGGAAACTCAGTCAAAACAAGTAA
- the rplP gene encoding 50S ribosomal protein L16 produces MLQPKKTKYRRQQKGKMKGMAQRGNQLAFGSFGIKALEPAWITSRQIEAARQAVTRYMKREGQIWIRIFPDKPITKKPAEVRMGKGKGAPEGFVAPVTPGRVLFECEGVPYEVAKEALRLAAQKLPITTKFIVRPDFVEPKN; encoded by the coding sequence ATGTTACAACCAAAGAAAACAAAATACAGAAGGCAGCAAAAGGGTAAGATGAAAGGAATGGCCCAACGTGGCAACCAGCTAGCGTTTGGCTCTTTCGGAATAAAAGCCCTAGAACCAGCTTGGATTACAAGCCGTCAGATTGAAGCTGCTCGTCAGGCTGTAACACGTTATATGAAACGTGAAGGTCAGATCTGGATTAGAATATTCCCCGATAAGCCCATTACCAAAAAACCTGCAGAGGTTCGTATGGGTAAGGGTAAGGGTGCTCCCGAAGGATTTGTTGCTCCGGTAACTCCTGGTCGTGTTCTATTCGAATGCGAGGGTGTTCCTTACGAAGTGGCTAAGGAAGCTTTGCGCCTTGCGGCTCAAAAACTACCTATTACTACTAAGTTTATTGTACGCCCCGATTTTGTTGAACCCAAAAATTAG